A stretch of Catenulispora sp. GP43 DNA encodes these proteins:
- the hisD gene encoding histidinol dehydrogenase: MITRIDLRGRALDTALTDPRALVPRAELDVEAALAVVRPIVEDVHHRGEAALIEYARKFDGVELAAVKVPEAAPAEALETLDPQVRAALEESIRRARTVHRDQRREARTTQVVPGGTVTERWVPVDRVGLYVPGGRAVYPSSVVMNVVPAQEAGVGSLAVASPPQKEFGGLPHPTILAACALLGVDEVYAAGGSQAVAMFAYGYGDAEGNLVCRRADLVTGPGNIYVAAAKRLLKGVIGIDAEAGPTEIMVVADDSADAGIVAADLISQAEHDPLAAAVLVTDSEQLADAVVKELEVRVAATKHSERISESLAGRQSAIVLVDDIEAALVVANGYAAEHLEIQTRNPAEDAAKVRNAGAVFVGSFAPVSLGDYLAGSNHVLPTGGCACHSSGLSVQSFLRGIHVVDYTREALAEASELVVALANAEDLPAHGEAVTARFEERQG; the protein is encoded by the coding sequence GTGATCACTCGAATCGACCTGCGCGGTCGCGCTCTGGACACGGCTCTGACCGATCCTCGCGCCCTGGTCCCCAGGGCCGAGCTGGACGTGGAGGCGGCTCTGGCCGTCGTCCGCCCGATCGTCGAGGACGTGCACCATCGCGGCGAGGCGGCGCTGATCGAGTACGCACGGAAGTTCGACGGCGTCGAGCTGGCGGCCGTCAAGGTGCCCGAGGCGGCGCCGGCCGAGGCCCTGGAGACGCTTGATCCGCAGGTCAGGGCCGCGCTGGAGGAATCGATCCGCCGGGCCCGCACGGTGCACCGGGACCAGCGCCGCGAGGCGAGGACCACGCAGGTGGTGCCGGGCGGCACGGTCACCGAGCGCTGGGTGCCGGTGGACCGCGTCGGGCTGTACGTGCCCGGCGGCCGGGCCGTGTATCCGTCCTCCGTTGTGATGAACGTGGTGCCCGCGCAGGAGGCCGGGGTCGGATCGCTGGCCGTGGCCTCGCCGCCGCAGAAGGAGTTCGGCGGCCTGCCGCACCCGACGATCCTGGCTGCGTGCGCGCTGCTCGGCGTGGACGAGGTCTACGCCGCCGGCGGCTCGCAGGCCGTCGCGATGTTCGCCTACGGCTACGGCGATGCGGAAGGGAACCTCGTCTGCCGCCGCGCCGACCTGGTCACCGGGCCCGGCAACATCTACGTCGCCGCGGCCAAGCGCCTGCTCAAGGGGGTCATCGGCATCGACGCCGAGGCCGGCCCGACCGAGATCATGGTGGTCGCCGACGACAGCGCCGACGCCGGCATCGTCGCCGCTGACCTGATCAGCCAGGCCGAGCACGACCCGCTGGCCGCCGCGGTGCTGGTCACCGACTCCGAGCAGCTGGCCGACGCGGTCGTGAAGGAGCTGGAGGTTCGCGTCGCGGCCACCAAGCACTCCGAGCGCATCAGCGAGTCGCTGGCCGGCCGCCAGTCGGCGATCGTGCTGGTCGACGACATCGAGGCCGCGCTGGTCGTGGCCAACGGCTACGCCGCCGAGCACCTGGAGATCCAGACCCGGAACCCCGCGGAGGACGCGGCCAAGGTCCGCAACGCCGGCGCGGTGTTCGTCGGCTCCTTCGCGCCGGTGAGCCTCGGCGACTACCTGGCCGGCTCCAACCACGTGCTGCCCACCGGCGGCTGCGCCTGCCACAGCTCGGGGCTGTCGGTGCAGAGCTTCCTGCGCGGCATCCACGTCGTGGACTACACCCGCGAGGCGCTGGCCGAGGCCTCGGAGCTGGTGGTGGCGCTGGCCAACGCCGAGGACCTGCCCGCGCACGGCGAGGCCGTGACGGCCCGCTTCGAAGAGCGGCAGGGCTGA
- the ybaK gene encoding Cys-tRNA(Pro) deacylase — MAAKNRQATGTPATALLSKEGVEFSVHTYDHDPAAASYGREAADVMGVEPERVFKTLVADVDGDLTVAVVPVSGSLDLKALATAVGGKKAAMADPAAVTRTTGYVLGGVSPLGQRKQLPTVVDETALLFDTVFCSAGKRGMEIELAPEELVRLTGAVVAEIGREG, encoded by the coding sequence ATGGCAGCGAAGAACCGTCAGGCGACCGGCACGCCGGCCACCGCCCTGCTCAGCAAGGAAGGCGTGGAGTTCAGCGTCCACACCTACGACCACGACCCGGCGGCGGCCTCCTACGGCCGCGAGGCGGCGGACGTGATGGGCGTCGAGCCCGAGCGCGTCTTCAAGACCCTGGTCGCGGACGTCGACGGCGACCTGACCGTGGCCGTGGTCCCGGTCTCGGGCTCGCTGGACCTCAAGGCGCTGGCCACCGCGGTCGGCGGCAAGAAGGCCGCGATGGCCGACCCGGCGGCCGTGACCCGCACCACCGGCTACGTCCTGGGCGGCGTCTCGCCCCTGGGCCAGCGCAAGCAGTTGCCGACCGTGGTCGACGAGACCGCGCTGCTGTTCGACACCGTGTTCTGCTCGGCCGGCAAGCGCGGGATGGAGATCGAGCTGGCGCCGGAGGAACTGGTGCGGCTGACCGGCGCGGTGGTGGCGGAGATCGGGCGGGAGGGGTAG
- a CDS encoding histidinol-phosphate transaminase: protein MDYLDLPIRDDLRELTPYGAPQIDVPYPLNTNENPYGPPPELVADLARAVTEAATTLNRYPDRDATDLRKDLADYLGHGLTAENLWAANGSNEVLQQILQVFGGPGRSAIGFEPSYSMHRLIALATATEWISGLREGDYTLDAAKAVAAIEQHRPNVVFLTSPNNPTGTAMELDVIRAVLKAADEVGAMVVVDEAYFEFARPGTPSALTLLPENARLIVTRTMSKAFAMAGARVGYLAADPAVVDALLLVRLPYHLSALTQAAARTALKHVGALLGTVDAVKAQRDRIVEELSALGLHVVPSDANFVFFGVPGGDQKALWAKVLEHGVLIRDVGIPGMLRVTAGTESETTAFLDALKESLAVLDGES, encoded by the coding sequence GTGGACTACCTCGACCTGCCGATCCGGGACGATCTGCGGGAGCTGACGCCGTACGGCGCGCCCCAGATCGACGTGCCGTATCCGCTGAACACGAACGAGAACCCTTATGGTCCGCCGCCGGAGCTGGTGGCGGATCTGGCCAGGGCGGTCACCGAGGCGGCGACCACGCTGAACCGGTATCCCGACCGGGACGCCACTGACCTGCGCAAGGACCTGGCCGACTATCTCGGCCACGGCCTGACCGCGGAGAACCTCTGGGCCGCCAACGGATCCAACGAGGTCCTGCAGCAGATCCTCCAGGTCTTCGGAGGCCCCGGCCGCAGCGCCATCGGCTTCGAGCCCTCCTACTCGATGCACCGCCTGATCGCGCTGGCCACCGCGACCGAGTGGATCTCCGGCCTGCGCGAGGGCGACTACACGCTCGACGCCGCCAAGGCCGTCGCGGCGATCGAGCAGCACCGGCCGAACGTCGTCTTCCTGACCTCGCCGAACAACCCGACCGGGACGGCGATGGAGCTGGACGTGATCCGCGCCGTGCTCAAGGCGGCCGACGAGGTCGGGGCGATGGTGGTCGTGGACGAGGCGTACTTCGAGTTCGCGCGGCCGGGTACGCCGTCGGCGCTGACGCTGTTGCCCGAAAACGCCAGGCTGATCGTCACGCGCACCATGTCGAAGGCCTTCGCCATGGCCGGGGCGCGCGTCGGCTACCTCGCCGCCGATCCGGCGGTGGTCGATGCGCTGCTGCTGGTGCGGCTGCCGTATCACCTGTCGGCGCTCACGCAGGCCGCGGCGCGCACCGCGCTGAAGCACGTCGGCGCGCTGCTCGGGACGGTCGACGCGGTGAAGGCGCAGCGGGACCGGATCGTCGAGGAGCTTTCCGCGCTCGGTCTGCATGTGGTGCCGTCGGATGCGAACTTCGTGTTCTTCGGCGTCCCGGGCGGGGACCAGAAGGCGCTGTGGGCCAAGGTGCTGGAGCACGGCGTGCTGATCCGCGATGTGGGCATCCCCGGCATGCTGCGGGTCACCGCCGGGACCGAGTCTGAGACGACGGCGTTCCTGGACGCCTTGAAGGAGAGCCTCGCCGTGTTGGATGGAGAATCGTGA
- a CDS encoding DUF4436 family protein, whose amino-acid sequence MAKRTDWWWPPAHPRTWAAMAGAVLLVALATLIGVYLSHLDRGGRHSGFEAGATSTPDRVDIVATINHVTAARNDADLRVFVSVAGKYAEDDSGVYPKQDVTVSTSSLSTGELTFPAGKRIVAQDTLLDLVGGDIADYPFDRYTTTIRFAADVAGHPVPTTLAIIDSDPGFVTREKANGDVYAPGFDVQLRRTRGTFAMVWLMYVIMWSLALAVLTGALVMGHRRLGMVWPGLGWMAASLFALAGYRNTAPGQPPIGCLLDYTVFLWAEAIVAFSVVYAVLRGTRVEVAAEAGG is encoded by the coding sequence GTGGCGAAGAGGACGGACTGGTGGTGGCCGCCGGCCCACCCCCGCACCTGGGCGGCGATGGCCGGCGCGGTGCTGCTGGTGGCGCTGGCCACGCTGATCGGCGTGTACCTGTCGCACCTGGACCGCGGCGGCCGGCACAGCGGCTTCGAGGCCGGGGCGACCAGCACGCCGGACCGCGTGGACATCGTGGCCACCATCAACCACGTCACCGCCGCCCGCAACGACGCCGACCTGCGGGTGTTCGTCAGCGTCGCGGGCAAGTACGCCGAGGACGACAGCGGCGTGTACCCGAAGCAGGACGTGACCGTCAGCACCTCCTCGCTGTCCACCGGCGAGCTCACCTTCCCGGCCGGCAAGCGCATCGTGGCCCAGGACACGCTGCTGGACCTGGTCGGCGGCGACATCGCCGACTACCCCTTCGACCGCTACACGACCACCATCCGCTTCGCCGCCGACGTCGCCGGCCATCCGGTCCCCACCACGCTGGCGATCATCGACTCCGACCCGGGCTTCGTGACCCGCGAGAAGGCGAACGGCGACGTCTACGCCCCCGGCTTCGACGTCCAGCTGCGCCGCACCCGCGGCACGTTCGCGATGGTGTGGCTGATGTACGTGATCATGTGGTCCCTGGCCCTGGCGGTCCTGACCGGCGCCCTGGTGATGGGCCACCGCCGCCTGGGCATGGTGTGGCCGGGCCTGGGCTGGATGGCCGCGTCGCTGTTCGCGCTGGCCGGCTACCGGAACACGGCGCCGGGGCAGCCGCCGATCGGCTGCCTGCTGGACTACACCGTGTTCCTGTGGGCCGAGGCGATCGTGGCGTTCTCGGTGGTGTACGCCGTGCTGCGGGGGACCAGGGTGGAGGTGGCGGCGGAGGCAGGCGGCTGA
- a CDS encoding RluA family pseudouridine synthase, with translation MVAMSDLRSLPIPDGLEGERLDAALARMFGLSRTRAAELAADGRVRVDGAEAGKSDRVRGGSWLEIELPPAVDPVAVKAEAVEGMRIVHDDEDIVVVDKPVGVAAHPSPGWLGTTVVGGLAAAGYRISTSGASERQGVVHRLDVGTSGLMVVAKSERAYTLLKQAFRDRTVDKRYHTLVQGHPDPMRGTVDAPIGRHPHHDYKFAVVRDGKDSVTHYETIEAYRAATLLAIKLETGRTHQIRVHMAALRHPCVGDLQYGADPKLGERLGLGRQWLHAVSLGFEHPGTGDWVQFESRYPDDLQHALDVIASES, from the coding sequence ATGGTGGCCATGTCTGATCTCCGCAGCCTCCCCATCCCGGACGGCCTCGAGGGCGAGCGCCTCGACGCCGCGCTGGCCCGCATGTTCGGTCTGTCGCGCACCCGCGCCGCCGAACTGGCCGCGGACGGCCGGGTGCGGGTGGACGGCGCCGAGGCCGGCAAGTCCGACCGGGTGCGCGGCGGGTCGTGGCTGGAGATCGAGCTGCCGCCGGCCGTCGACCCGGTGGCGGTGAAGGCCGAGGCCGTCGAGGGCATGCGGATCGTGCACGACGACGAGGACATCGTCGTCGTCGACAAGCCGGTCGGCGTCGCGGCGCACCCGAGCCCGGGCTGGCTGGGGACCACGGTCGTCGGCGGGCTGGCCGCGGCCGGGTACCGGATCTCCACCTCCGGGGCCTCCGAGCGGCAGGGCGTCGTGCACCGGCTGGACGTCGGGACCAGCGGGCTGATGGTGGTGGCCAAGTCCGAGCGCGCGTACACGCTGCTCAAGCAGGCGTTCCGGGACCGGACCGTGGACAAGCGCTACCACACCCTGGTGCAGGGGCACCCGGACCCGATGCGCGGGACCGTGGACGCCCCGATCGGCCGGCACCCGCACCACGACTACAAGTTCGCGGTGGTCCGGGACGGCAAGGACAGCGTCACGCACTACGAGACGATCGAGGCCTACCGCGCGGCCACGCTGCTGGCCATCAAGCTGGAGACCGGCCGGACGCACCAGATCCGGGTGCACATGGCGGCGCTGCGGCACCCCTGCGTCGGCGACCTGCAGTACGGCGCCGACCCGAAGCTGGGGGAGCGGCTGGGGCTGGGCCGGCAGTGGCTGCACGCGGTGAGCCTGGGCTTCGAGCATCCCGGGACCGGGGACTGGGTGCAGTTCGAGAGCCGGTACCCGGATGATCTGCAGCACGCGCTGGATGTCATCGCCTCGGAGAGCTGA
- the hisH gene encoding imidazole glycerol phosphate synthase subunit HisH, with protein sequence MSKPTVVVLDYGSGNIRSAERALERAGAQVSVSADVNAALNADGLFVPGVGAYAACMAGLKAVKGDRIIGRRLAGGRPVLGICVGMQILFERGVEHGVETAGCDEWPGTVERLDAPIIPHMGWNTLDVAEGSRLFAGLDADARFYFVHSYGVRKWELTDTGRMAAPLVTWATHGEPFVAAVENGPLSATQFHPEKSGDAGAQVLENWIKQLS encoded by the coding sequence GTGAGCAAACCCACCGTGGTGGTCCTGGACTACGGCTCCGGCAACATCCGCTCGGCCGAGCGCGCCTTGGAGCGGGCCGGCGCGCAGGTCAGCGTATCGGCGGACGTCAACGCCGCGCTGAACGCGGACGGGCTGTTCGTGCCCGGGGTGGGGGCGTACGCGGCGTGCATGGCCGGGCTCAAGGCGGTCAAGGGCGACCGGATCATCGGGCGGCGGCTGGCCGGCGGCCGGCCGGTGCTGGGGATCTGCGTCGGCATGCAGATCCTGTTCGAGCGCGGGGTGGAGCACGGCGTGGAGACCGCCGGGTGCGACGAGTGGCCCGGGACCGTGGAGCGGCTGGACGCGCCGATCATCCCGCACATGGGGTGGAACACGCTGGACGTCGCCGAGGGCTCGCGGCTGTTCGCCGGGCTCGACGCCGACGCGCGGTTCTACTTCGTTCACTCCTACGGGGTGCGCAAGTGGGAGCTGACCGACACCGGGCGCATGGCCGCGCCGTTGGTGACGTGGGCGACGCACGGGGAGCCGTTCGTCGCCGCGGTGGAGAACGGTCCGTTGTCGGCTACGCAGTTCCATCCGGAGAAGTCTGGTGATGCCGGTGCGCAGGTGCTTGAGAACTGGATCAAGCAGCTTTCGTGA
- the hisF gene encoding imidazole glycerol phosphate synthase subunit HisF has product MSAAALGQLAVRVIPCLDVDAGRVVKGVNFENLRDAGDPVELARAYDAAGADELTFLDVTASSDARETVYDVVGRTADQVFIPLTVGGGVRTVQDVDRLLRAGADKVGVNTAAVTRPELIAEIADRFGNQVLVLSVDARRCPEGVSTESGFEVTTHGGRQSTGIDAVRWAARAAELGAGEILLNSIDADGMKQGFDLEMLAAVRAAVTVPLIASGGAGATEHFAPAVGAGADAVLAASVFHFGDVTIGEVKESLRGAGYPVR; this is encoded by the coding sequence GTGAGCGCCGCCGCCCTCGGCCAGCTGGCCGTTCGCGTGATCCCGTGCCTGGACGTCGACGCCGGCCGGGTGGTGAAGGGCGTGAACTTCGAGAACCTGCGCGACGCCGGGGACCCGGTGGAGCTGGCGCGCGCCTATGACGCGGCCGGCGCGGACGAGCTGACGTTCCTGGACGTCACCGCGTCCTCCGACGCTCGCGAGACGGTGTACGACGTGGTCGGCCGCACCGCGGATCAGGTGTTCATCCCGCTGACGGTCGGCGGCGGCGTGCGCACGGTGCAGGACGTGGACCGGCTGCTGCGCGCCGGGGCCGACAAGGTCGGCGTGAACACCGCGGCGGTGACCCGCCCGGAGCTGATCGCCGAGATCGCCGACCGGTTCGGGAACCAGGTGCTGGTGCTGTCGGTGGACGCGCGGCGGTGCCCGGAAGGCGTGAGCACGGAGTCAGGGTTCGAGGTCACCACGCACGGCGGACGGCAGTCCACCGGTATCGACGCGGTGCGGTGGGCGGCGCGGGCGGCGGAGCTCGGCGCGGGGGAGATCCTGCTGAACTCGATTGACGCCGACGGGATGAAGCAGGGCTTTGACCTGGAGATGCTGGCGGCGGTGCGGGCGGCGGTGACGGTGCCGCTGATCGCTTCGGGGGGTGCGGGGGCGACGGAGCATTTTGCGCCCGCGGTGGGGGCGGGGGCTGATGCGGTGTTGGCGGCTTCGGTTTTTCACTTTGGGGATGTGACGATCGGGGAGGTTAAGGAGTCGCTGCGGGGGGCGGGGTATCCGGTTCGCTGA
- a CDS encoding RidA family protein → MSSIQRIGSDGQWENEYGYSRVVVAGPHAWVAGCTATVDGMVQGNGDPAAQMKVALETARKALEQVGFGLHDVVRTRWYVVHARDIAEVGRAHGEVFAECRPAATALVVSGLIDPGMLVEVELDAYRVQSGPAA, encoded by the coding sequence ATGAGCAGCATCCAGCGGATCGGCTCCGACGGGCAGTGGGAGAACGAGTACGGGTACTCCCGTGTGGTCGTCGCCGGCCCCCACGCGTGGGTGGCGGGGTGCACCGCCACCGTCGACGGCATGGTGCAGGGCAACGGCGACCCGGCTGCGCAGATGAAGGTCGCGCTGGAGACTGCTCGCAAGGCGCTGGAGCAGGTCGGGTTCGGTCTGCACGATGTGGTGCGGACGCGTTGGTATGTGGTGCACGCCCGGGACATCGCCGAGGTGGGGCGGGCGCACGGCGAGGTGTTCGCCGAGTGCAGGCCGGCGGCTACGGCGCTGGTGGTGTCGGGGCTGATCGATCCCGGGATGCTGGTTGAGGTGGAGCTGGATGCTTATCGGGTTCAGTCCGGCCCGGCCGCGTAG
- a CDS encoding LON peptidase substrate-binding domain-containing protein, with the protein MTTELPLFPLGSVLFPGVVLPLHIFEHRYRQLVRDLSALPEGAPRRFGVLAVKDGHEVGRGNVTALYDVGCTAEIDSIVEYEDGRFDITTTGVHRFRLDSYDDDGPYARGEVELLDEVAGPEAEVLAPGLTALFRKYQGALSELRGVQVGAIPELPEDPTVLSYLIGAATVLDTYEKQQLLTTDTTVERLHAEARILRRETGILKNLPSLPAVDLLRRRSR; encoded by the coding sequence GTGACGACAGAGCTGCCGCTGTTCCCCCTTGGAAGCGTGCTCTTCCCGGGCGTCGTGCTCCCCCTGCACATTTTCGAGCACCGCTACCGGCAGCTGGTGCGCGACCTGTCCGCGCTGCCCGAGGGCGCCCCGCGGCGGTTCGGCGTGCTGGCCGTCAAGGACGGCCACGAGGTGGGGCGCGGCAACGTCACGGCGCTGTACGACGTGGGCTGCACCGCCGAGATCGACTCGATCGTGGAGTACGAGGACGGCCGCTTCGACATCACCACCACCGGGGTGCACCGTTTCCGCCTGGACTCCTACGACGACGACGGCCCCTACGCCCGCGGCGAGGTGGAGCTGCTCGACGAGGTCGCCGGGCCCGAGGCCGAGGTGCTGGCGCCCGGGCTGACCGCGCTGTTCCGCAAGTACCAGGGCGCGCTGTCGGAGCTGCGGGGCGTGCAGGTCGGGGCGATACCGGAACTGCCGGAGGACCCGACGGTGCTGTCGTACCTGATCGGTGCGGCCACAGTGCTGGACACCTACGAGAAGCAGCAGCTGCTGACCACGGACACGACCGTGGAGCGGCTGCACGCCGAGGCGCGGATCCTGCGCCGGGAGACCGGGATCCTGAAGAACCTGCCGTCGCTGCCGGCGGTGGATCTGCTGCGGCGGCGCAGCAGATAG
- a CDS encoding ABC transporter ATP-binding protein, which produces MIEARSLTKRYGDKTAVSDLSFTVRPGVVTGFLGPNGAGKSTTMRMILGLDRPSSGSVTVNGKAYAEHAAPLHEVGALLEAKAIHTGRTAYNHLLALAATTGIERSRVDEVIDLVGLREVAKKRAGGFSLGMGQRLGIASALLGDPDTLILDEPVNGLDPEGILWIRNLLKHLASEDRTIFVSSHLMSEMALTAEHLIVIGQGKLIADTSVAEFISRASTGSVKVRTPDAAKLRELLAGPDVTVSSSDEGTLQVQGLTSDRIGTIAAENRITLFELAPHEASLEEAFMELTGDAVEYRAPAQANTEVEVNA; this is translated from the coding sequence ATGATCGAGGCACGCAGCCTGACTAAACGCTACGGCGACAAGACCGCCGTCTCCGACTTGTCCTTCACCGTGCGGCCTGGGGTGGTGACCGGCTTCCTCGGACCGAACGGGGCCGGGAAGTCCACCACCATGCGCATGATCCTGGGCCTGGACCGGCCGAGCTCCGGTTCGGTGACCGTCAATGGCAAGGCTTATGCCGAGCACGCCGCGCCGCTGCATGAGGTCGGTGCGCTGCTGGAGGCCAAGGCCATCCACACCGGGCGTACCGCCTACAACCACCTGCTCGCGCTGGCCGCGACCACCGGGATCGAGAGGTCGCGGGTCGACGAGGTGATCGACCTCGTGGGTCTGCGGGAGGTGGCCAAGAAGCGGGCCGGGGGGTTCTCGCTGGGTATGGGGCAGCGGCTGGGTATCGCCAGTGCGCTGTTGGGGGACCCGGACACGCTGATCCTGGACGAGCCGGTGAACGGGTTGGACCCCGAGGGCATCCTGTGGATCCGGAACCTGCTCAAGCACCTGGCGTCGGAGGACCGGACGATCTTCGTCTCCAGTCACCTGATGTCCGAGATGGCGCTCACTGCTGAGCACCTGATCGTGATCGGGCAGGGCAAGCTGATCGCTGACACGTCGGTGGCCGAGTTCATTTCGCGGGCTTCGACTGGCAGCGTCAAGGTGCGTACGCCTGATGCCGCCAAGTTGCGGGAGCTGCTGGCCGGGCCGGATGTCACCGTGTCGTCCTCGGACGAGGGCACGCTGCAGGTCCAGGGGCTGACCAGCGATCGGATCGGCACCATCGCGGCGGAGAACCGGATCACGCTGTTCGAGCTGGCGCCGCACGAGGCTTCGCTGGAGGAGGCGTTCATGGAGCTCACCGGGGACGCCGTCGAGTACCGGGCGCCGGCGCAGGCCAACACTGAGGTCGAGGTGAACGCATGA
- a CDS encoding ABC transporter permease subunit, which yields MTAVTQAPVRRVHTGKVTQGRVIKSEWIKFRTLRSSRWSLIAGVGAMIAIALLFSLAMKSHYPHMSAARQKEVDPVADPMRGVFLGQLAVGVLGVMMITGEYTTGMIRASLAAAPKRLPVLWAKALVFTVVAWTVMTITAFVCFFLAQSIFSSIHLNKSLSDPGVLRAVFGEGLYLTVVGLLGVALGAIIRSTAGAIAALFGILLVLPVLGEVLNLTSWGDHVNPYLPSNAGQQVMALTTTSPDMKPWPGFLLFLGYAVVAMAAAAFLLKKRDA from the coding sequence ATGACCGCCGTCACGCAGGCTCCGGTGCGCCGGGTGCACACCGGCAAGGTCACGCAGGGCCGGGTCATCAAGAGCGAGTGGATCAAGTTCCGCACGCTGCGCTCGTCGCGGTGGTCGCTGATCGCCGGGGTGGGGGCGATGATCGCCATCGCGCTGCTGTTCAGCCTGGCGATGAAGAGCCACTACCCGCACATGAGCGCGGCGCGGCAGAAGGAGGTCGACCCGGTCGCCGACCCGATGCGCGGGGTGTTCCTCGGGCAGTTGGCGGTCGGGGTGCTCGGGGTCATGATGATCACCGGTGAGTACACCACCGGGATGATCCGGGCCTCGCTGGCCGCCGCGCCCAAGCGGCTGCCGGTGCTGTGGGCCAAGGCGCTGGTGTTCACGGTCGTGGCCTGGACCGTCATGACCATCACCGCGTTCGTCTGCTTCTTCCTGGCGCAGTCGATCTTCTCCTCGATCCACCTGAACAAGTCCCTGTCCGACCCCGGCGTGCTGCGTGCGGTGTTCGGCGAGGGTCTGTACCTGACGGTGGTCGGTCTGCTCGGCGTGGCGCTGGGTGCGATCATCCGCAGCACCGCCGGCGCCATCGCGGCGCTGTTCGGGATCCTGCTGGTGCTGCCGGTGCTCGGCGAGGTCCTGAACCTCACCTCCTGGGGCGACCATGTGAACCCCTACCTGCCGAGCAACGCCGGGCAGCAGGTGATGGCGCTGACCACCACCTCGCCGGACATGAAGCCGTGGCCCGGGTTCCTGCTGTTCCTTGGTTACGCTGTGGTGGCGATGGCCGCGGCGGCCTTCCTGCTGAAGAAACGAGACGCGTGA
- the priA gene encoding bifunctional 1-(5-phosphoribosyl)-5-((5-phosphoribosylamino)methylideneamino)imidazole-4-carboxamide isomerase/phosphoribosylanthranilate isomerase PriA, whose amino-acid sequence MPGYLELLPAVDVADGQAVRLVQGAAGSETSYGDPLAAALAWQSAGAEWIHLVDLDAAFGRGTNADLLAVVIGSVDVKVELSGGIRDSVSLKRALATGCARVNLGTAALERPEWVAEVIAEHGDKIAVGLDVRGTTLSARGWTQEGGQLFEVLQRLDADGCARYVVTDVNRDGTLTGPNLDLLRDVCAVTDRPVVASGGVSSLADLQALETLVPIGVEGAIVGKALYAGAFTLEEALELTRSA is encoded by the coding sequence ATGCCCGGCTACCTCGAACTCCTGCCCGCCGTCGACGTCGCCGACGGCCAGGCCGTCCGCCTCGTGCAGGGCGCCGCCGGCTCCGAGACTTCCTACGGCGACCCGCTCGCCGCCGCGCTGGCCTGGCAGAGCGCGGGCGCGGAGTGGATCCATCTGGTGGACCTGGACGCCGCCTTCGGGCGCGGGACCAACGCCGACCTGCTGGCCGTCGTGATCGGCTCGGTGGACGTCAAGGTCGAGCTCTCCGGCGGTATCCGCGACAGCGTGTCGCTCAAGCGCGCGCTGGCCACCGGGTGCGCGCGCGTCAACCTCGGCACCGCCGCCCTGGAGCGCCCGGAGTGGGTGGCCGAGGTGATCGCGGAGCACGGCGACAAGATCGCGGTCGGCCTGGACGTGCGCGGCACCACCCTGTCGGCGCGCGGCTGGACCCAGGAGGGCGGCCAGCTGTTCGAGGTGCTGCAGCGCCTGGACGCCGACGGCTGCGCGCGGTACGTGGTCACCGACGTCAACCGCGACGGGACGCTGACCGGCCCGAACCTGGACCTGCTGCGCGATGTCTGCGCGGTCACCGACAGGCCGGTCGTGGCCTCAGGTGGGGTGTCTTCGCTGGCTGACTTGCAGGCGCTGGAGACGTTGGTGCCGATCGGCGTCGAGGGCGCTATCGTCGGCAAGGCGCTCTACGCGGGCGCCTTCACACTTGAAGAAGCCCTCGAACTCACCAGGAGCGCGTGA
- the hisB gene encoding imidazoleglycerol-phosphate dehydratase HisB, producing MSRVGRVERTTGETGVLVEVDLDGSGEAEISTGVGFFDHMLHQLAKHGLFDLTVKTEGDLHIDGHHTVEDTALALGAAFREALGTKAGLRRFADARVPLDETLAEVVVDLSGRPYLVHEMPEGLAPMIGDFDTELTRHIFESFVAQAQICLHIRVPYGRIAHHVVEAQFKALARALREACSPDPRVSGIPSTKGVL from the coding sequence GTGAGCCGCGTGGGCAGGGTGGAGCGGACGACCGGCGAGACCGGCGTCCTGGTGGAGGTCGACCTCGACGGCAGCGGCGAGGCCGAGATCTCCACCGGCGTCGGCTTCTTCGACCACATGCTGCACCAGCTGGCCAAGCACGGCCTGTTCGACCTCACCGTGAAGACCGAGGGCGACCTGCACATCGACGGCCACCACACGGTCGAGGACACCGCGCTGGCCCTGGGCGCGGCCTTCCGCGAGGCGCTGGGGACCAAGGCGGGCCTGCGCCGGTTCGCCGACGCCCGGGTGCCGCTGGACGAGACCCTGGCCGAGGTGGTCGTGGACCTGTCCGGGCGGCCCTACCTGGTGCACGAGATGCCCGAGGGCCTGGCGCCGATGATCGGGGACTTCGACACCGAGCTGACCCGGCACATCTTCGAGTCGTTCGTGGCCCAGGCGCAGATCTGCCTGCACATCCGGGTGCCCTACGGCCGGATCGCGCACCACGTGGTCGAGGCCCAGTTCAAGGCCCTGGCCAGGGCGCTGCGGGAGGCCTGCTCGCCGGACCCTAGAGTGAGCGGTATTCCGAGCACGAAGGGTGTCCTTTAG